In Chlorocebus sabaeus isolate Y175 chromosome 9, mChlSab1.0.hap1, whole genome shotgun sequence, the genomic stretch ACCTCTTGATAAATGGTAAATCTGAACATATGTATTTGGCTGACATGTCATTGTGAAACCTCACAGCTTCAGTCAGTGTCAGAACAGCTGCGGAGTTTGTACCTAATGCACATATCACTGGGCATAGTCTACAGGCACCTAATAACTCAGGTACCTTAACAGTCACTAATGAGTATATCTCCAAGGAATAGTCCAACAACACATGACTGGCCTGAGTCAAGGTAACTATATGTCCAATCCAGGGTCATAGTGAGTGGACATCTGCCAACCAGGGGTCATTCCCCCTGCCTGCCATTGAGCAGTTCAGAAGTGACTGGTATAAGCAGACATGAGTGAGCTTGCTGAATTCACTATTTGCCTCTTTGGAGGGGATCATACCCAGGATCTAGGTCATTGTGCCTTATTGGAGTCCTACACATTTCACTtgcaaattatatttgaaaattaaatgaccaTGTTGCAAGTCATTcacaagacattttttaaaattgcattacaGAACCCATATTAACATCCAGTGACTTGTAGAAAGCAGTAGAGAAATGTATTAGGCAAAAAGTTCTGGCAAAGACCAGTCTGATACTGGCCTGATTATCCAACCTTAGGAATTGGCCACATCAACTCAAAGAgcgaagaaaaataaaaagtactagATTTATTACTCAAGACATTAGGAACTATCcatttagatagatagatgattttAGCTAACAAAATATTACAACATCATCCTGAAGAATATGTCCCTCTTCCAGAGAACCCAGGAGGTTATCATGACCCCTGGAAAGCCCGACCAGCAGTAACAGTGCAAGTTACATAGGTGCATGAGTGCAGAAATACAATCTCTACTGAAAGTAAGTTTCATACTAGGCAAGAATTACAGGATATACATAGAACTTTTGCTCACAAAGTCAAATCAGATGTACAAATTCAATATGGTTTAGGAGTCAATGGTTGTAAATCCATTGTGCTTATGGGAAGTGAAGTAGGACAAATGACTGTAATAGCAAATAACTCCAGGATGAATGATGAATTAATTGCTAGAGCAGAAAATATCCAAGACCTTCCTGACTTATGATGGGTATGGGTAAAGAAGTTGGATGAGATGATACCCAAACATGATTCCCAGGTTTACCTAAACTAAACAATGGAAGACTGTAGAAGATGCCATTAAGCTATCTCAGGAATATGGAAGGAATATTCGCTTCTGATGGGACAGGACTTTACAGGGCACCTGAAAAATTTTCCATGCAAAATCACTTTTACAAAATGTCAAGTTATGATGCCCAAGATGAAACCAATAAGTCACAACATTCACATAATACACTGTGCAGCCCTGATCTCCTGACTGCCATAAAATGTTTCTTACCTCTAAACCAAAggttcattttataatttaatttttctcatgttttctgttctcttagcTTAAAAAAAGATCATTACaaactttttgtatgtttttcataTATGCTTGCAAAGAATTGTAAAACTTTgttgtgattatttttcctttaagctGAAACTTCCCTAATCTTTCTTTAGAGATTGTGGCATAGCATGCTAGTTTCCTTTCCATATCCAATTGTTTGCTGTAATGAATACAGAAATACAGGCACTATTTTGTAACTTTAAATAGACATCATTTCAAGTCTACAAGAATTATCCAGAATGGTGTCTAATGACATTTCTAGGTCTTCAGACACTATTAACACAGACTGTAGCCCCTAGGTCCTGAAAATTTTACTAAATACTGGTTACCGAAACTGAgcttttttgaattctttttccttGCACTGTGGTTTCCCACATTTCAACATATCATCTATTTTTGTCCTCAAACATTACTTACATATTTTccacagaattaaaaatgaatcGTCCCTCCTCTGAGTTTTGAAATGACCCTTTGTTTCctatgatactgattcttctgGTCCTTTTTGTAGTTATATTttagagtttgcaaatattcacACATGTTGCAATtgcatataattttcttattagttatttttttcctcttcccctaAAGTTGCTGTTATTTCTTGTAACTTTTTGTGGCAAAAATTAAACCCATCTTTCACTTTGTTGATATGCTTATTTGTAATTTAACTCCTTGATTTTTGCTCAAATTGCTTTTCAAGTTACCCACTTTTAGGGAAGACATTATTTGGGTTTTGTTTAGTGTATCAGGCTTTTTTTTTAGTTAGTTGTATCAAGAAGTGTAGACTTTTCTATACATAATATCCTTTTCTCcacagtagttttttttttttttttttaagtctgttaAAATAAAGATCATCCAAAGATCTTTTCCTAAACCTTTCCTCTACCAGAAATATCCCTAGAGTCACATGGGCCTTTCTCCCTTCTTGCTTTTGTAGGCGTACAAAGCTAATCTGTCCCTGATCGGATTGCATGCACGTGTGCCTTTTGGGGCCCTTGTGCATTcgttcttccttctcttctaacCTCAAAAATGGGTTTTCTCTGTTGGCTCTTTCCCTTTAACGTAGAAGTATACTCACGCTTTTGTTCAATCTTGGAATAAAAGGCTTTCTTTACTACGTGTCTCCCTTTAACTACTACTACATCTCTCTTCTCAGCCAAATAGTTGGGAAGAGAAGCCCCGAGTTTGTGTTATTGTTTTCTCACCTCCAGTTCACTACTTTACCCACTGCCTGACACCcagctcactcacacacacaagcCCAATCACTAAGTTGCCATAGCTGATTTGTAGCTTTCCTGTCCTCCTGGCAAAATTTGACTCTGTGCATTGGGATAATACATGCTGAGTACCTATTGAACaggtactgtgctaggtgctgctgttatagaaatgaaaagaaggcaTCATCTCCTTTCTAATAACTCACAGGAGCAGCCATTCCTGATTCATATGCAGGTCTGTTGACTCCCAGTGCTCAGTTTTTCAGGCTGCACTTACTGCCGTATAAATCACCCTATTCTCCAGGTCTTCTTTCTTCCCACTTCTCCTTACTGTACACAACTTCTCAAGGCAATCACCTCCACGCCCATGGCTTCAGTTGCTTTCTCCATTCTCTGACAACAAtggaattttaaatgttttgtttcatgtctttgctttattttacacAAGATGCCTCATTTGCTGTAACCATAGATTCAAAGTTGCTTCGTGAAAGTGATAAATGAAAAACGGTGATATTCTTAACATGTAAATTTCAGGAAATTTCCCCAGTTACTCTTAATGGCTTGATCTAGTATGTGTGTTATTTTTGAAAGCATATGTTGGGATGCCACAAATGGACTTAGCCCACAGAGATTTATATTCAACTTTTGACCAGAGAGTTCCATTTTAATGTGACACTGAGAGTAAAAACTATCTTTTCCTCCCTACCCATTTTTCTTCCTACATTCTCTGCCAGGAGGAAGGCATCACTATGTACCGAGTCTTCCCCAGCAGAGCCTGAGCAGGTCTGTTTTCCCTctactttcccttttctttcacatCTCATGACCAAGCACTTCCTAGTCTGTCTCCCAAATGATCACAgacttttttctccatttttgtcaCTGCCACTGCCCTTAGCATTACTTTGCCTTTAGACAAAGTCTCTTCATTGGTTTGGTTGCTTCCTTCAGTTCTTCCTTATTATACAGTCCACTACACACACATCTGACAGAGACTTTTCACCTTTTTATGGTTCAGTGACTGAGATTtccagaataaaattaaaaccaccCCAGCATCAAATTTGAGGTCAAATAGAGGTGGGTTTGTATCCCAGGTTCATATACTGTCCAGCAGTGTGGTCTTAGAAAACGGAACTCCTTAAACCTTTGTTTGTGCATCTGCCTACACTCATTGAGAGTTGGGACTATTTCACacatacagtgcctggcatgtagaagTGACTTGATCAAtgttgaatgaaggggaggcatTTTAAAATCCACATCAAAAAAAGTTGTTCtgtccaggagcagtggctcacgcctgtaatcccagcactttgggagaacaaggcaggtggataacctgaggtgaGGAGCttgagatcaacctgaccaacatggcgaaactgcgtctctactaaaaatacaaaattagttgtgcatggtggcacatactgtaatcccagctactcgggaggctgaggcaggagaatcacttgagcctgggaggcggaggttgcggtgagccaagatcgcgccattgcactccagcctgggcaacaagaacaaaactccatctcaaaatgtgTTCAGCAAGGTTCAAGCATAAAACGTTAATAGCCAGAATCAtttttcaattgtatttctataaatctGCAAGacacaatctgaaaatgaaattagagAAACAATTtcactgggcaacaagagcaaaagtttgtctcaaataataataataataatctacaaTGCCACTTCCCGTCCAAGCTTGACTTCTACCTTTacattctgatatggtttggccatgtcaccacccaaatctcagcatgaattgtaatccccacaatcctcatgtgtcaagggaggggcctggggggaggtgactggatcatggggacagttttcctcttgctgttcttgtggaattcagtgagtcctcatgagatcttacagggttttgttttgttttgttttgttttttgggatggagtcttgctctgttgcccaggctggagtgctatggtgcgatattggctcactgcagcctccgcctcctgggttccagtgattctcctgcctcagcctcctgagtagctgggattacaggcatgtgccaccacacccagctaatttttgtattttcagtagagatgggatttcactacaatagctaggctggtctcgaactcctgacctcagttgatccacctgccttggcctcccaaagtgctagagttacaggtgtgagccaccgtgcccagttgagatctgatggttttatacatgTTTGACGGTTGCTCCTTCACATTCTCACACTCTCTGTATGGCCACCATGTAAGTCAGACCTGGTTCcctttctgccataattgtacgtttcctgaggcctccccagtcatgtgaaactgtaagtcaattaaacctctttcctttataaattatgcaacctcaagtatttctttgtatcagtgtgaaaacagactaatatactttCTGATATTCATGCTTGAGGAATTGGGGGATTCAGACTACCTGGGATCAAATTGTGCCCCACCCTTAGCAGTCATGTGACCTTGGGGAGGTTACTTACCTTCTCCATCTCAAATTCTTCTgtaaaatctgtaaaatgagattgtTTCTGAGGGTTAAATGAGCATAGCACAGTGGGGACACTGTCAGGCACACACTACTTGCCAGATGTCGAGTGTTCATCTTTATTGAATTAGGACTGTGGTAACCCACTTTAGACTGCAGTAAACCACTTTATGGCTCTCGATTTTGTATGACGGAATCATATTTAGTGCTTTgttagtaaaagaaagaaaatctgaaagtCCCTGCCATGGAAGGAAGAAATAGCGGGGAGAAAAGGGAGTTGGTAAGTTTCAGCATTTCAGAGCTTGGAGGGACAAGTTAGGTTTCTATTTTATGgagaaggaggtggaggcaggatggGTCCTAAGGTGTCATTCAAGACACACAGCCATAACTCTTTACTGAGAATAGAGCTAGGGCCCCAGGGATTGCTGTGGTCAGGTTGCAGACAAAAACAACCGCTCATTGGAAGACAGGAGAAGAGTGTTTTGTTACAAAAGCAGTCAGCCATTCAGGTGTATCTACATTCAGACAGCAAATAAAAGTTGTTCAACTTGGTTGCTAATGGGACCCACTCTACTGAGGCTTTGTGTAGAACTCATAGAGGAAGATGGCTTCAAGTAACGAACTACCCTGTGCTTTTCTTAGGACTAAAAATCTCAGGAAGCTGGTGATGGATGAAAACCTTAGTCCTACTGGCACTGTACGAGGGGCCAGGAGAGCAGCAGCATCATAAGCCACAGGGTGGGGTAGCCCAGGCAGGGGCATTCTGAGCTGTTGGGGAGGGGTGGCAGCCAGGGTGGGGCACTGTGAGCTGTCGGGGAGGGCATTGTGAAGTGTGGGGTGGGGCATTGTGTGCCACATGCCTAGGCTCCCTCCCACCTGGGCCAGTGGGCTTCAGTCTGTAGGTGACtacagaaggaggaggagctcCCTCTGTTCTCTCTTCAGGCAGTTGTTGTGTCTCTCAGCGCTTGTTGGGTTCACAACCTATTAAATAAGTTGACTGGTCTTCACCCTCCCAGACAAGCCAACTCAGGGGAGGCGGCAGGGTGCGGGCCTTGGCCCGCAGCCGCggccggggccggggccaggGCCGGCCTGTGAGGTGGGCAGGCGAGCAGCAGACAAGACCATCTCTGCAAGTGCAGCATAGCCTTGGCCTAGGATAGCAGGAGTGCGTGGCCAAAGCTGTGAGCAGAGGCCCAGGTGGTGGCAGACAGTAGAGGCGCCCCATGGGGAACATACTGACCTGTCGTGTGCGCCCCAGTGACCCTGAGTTTGACCAGCAACAGGGGTCCGTGTGTCCCTCTGAATCTGAGATCTATGAGGCAGAAGCTGGGGACAGGATGGCAGGAGCTGGGGCCGGGATGGCAGGAGCTGGGGACGGGATGGCAGGAGCTGGGGACGGGATGGCAGGAGCTGGGGCCGGGATGGCAGGGGCACCCATGGCTGCTGCTGTGCAGCCTGCTGAGGTGACTGTTGAAGTTGGTGAGGACCTCCACATGCACCACATCCATGACCGGGAGATGCCTGAAGGTAAGGAGGTGACGGGTGCCATCTGCCTTCTGCTTGCCTCTGGCTGCTGCTGTCCCCAAGGTCCCCTGGGAGGCATCATCCACTTCGAGCTCCTTTCTGTCTGTAGCCAGCTTTCCCAGGGCTGGCCAGGAACAAGAGCTGGCTCTGCCTTGCATTCCCACCCCTTAGTCTTTCCCCACCAAGTCCAGTCAGTTTCTTTTCGCCTACCCTCCCTATCGCCCAGTTCTTGCTCTCTcatctttctcccaggctgcCATGGGACCATTTATTTATGGCTCTTCTTGTCGAATAAGCAGCAGTCGAATAAATGAGTTGATCAATTTTTACAAAtgattacatcttttttttcttttctccctctataCATATAGCTTTGGAGTTTAACCCTTCTGCCAATCCAGAGGCAAGCACAATATTCCAGAGGAACTCTCAAACAGATGGTGAGACAACATTGTCTGTAACTCAGTTTATCATCCTGTGGGACTTTGCTGAGGCTTCTTTggactcttctcttccttttctcaatAAAGACTCAAATATCCCAACTTTCCAGCAcccatcttattttttctttgtacctATCCAGACGGTACCTAAGTGAAGGAACCAGGTAAGTGcctaattgtttcctttgttgaagTAGCTAAGTCTCAGGACTGTTCATATTCAGATATTTGGGGatttcttgttgaaaatcagaatgGAGGTTGCCATGGGAGAGGCTGTATGGCATTCTTAATGGGCTGCTGTAAGTCACCTTGATAGAAGCTGCTTAGTTTCTTCTAACTGTAATTTGAACGCAGAAGTGGGTGGGGGGGAAGAGGGTGCTTAAAATAATTGTGAAAGGTGCAGAATGTCACGACCAGGGAGGCAGAaaaatgactgtgtgtgtgtgtgtgttggggggggggTAGGGTTTGTCAAAGAAGTTTGCCCATGAGGCTCTGATGACTTTAAAATTCTTACTTTAACACAAAATGTGTCTCCAGATTTTTTCTGGTGACTTAACAGATTTTATTTACCTCCTTGTTCTGAAAGATAGGTGAGGTTCGTGGTCAGAACTTTCAAAAGACATGAAACATCAATGTAGACTTTTGATGTGTAATATACAAATTGCAGGTTAAAATCTCCGACCTTCCCTGTAAGAGTGTTTGTTGCCATGGCTCCCCCTTTGTCCTTTCCCCTCCTGACAATAGCATCTTGTTCAAAGATAAGAAATTTGgagttttggccaggcatggtgactcacgcctgtaatcccagcactttaggaggccgaggcaggtggatcacctgaggtcaggagttcgagactagcctggccaacatgctgaaaccccatgtctactaaaaaaatacaaaagttagctgggcatggtggcgcatgcttgtagttccagctactcttgagactgaggcaggagaattgcttgaacccgggaggcagaggttgcag encodes the following:
- the LOC119618305 gene encoding arf-GAP with GTPase, ANK repeat and PH domain-containing protein 14-like; its protein translation is MGNILTCRVRPSDPEFDQQQGSVCPSESEIYEAEAGDRMAGAGAGMAGAGDGMAGAGDGMAGAGAGMAGAPMAAAVQPAEVTVEVGEDLHMHHIHDREMPEALEFNPSANPEASTIFQRNSQTDALDFNPSANPEATTIFQRNSQTDVVEIRRSNCTNHVSTVRFSQQYSSCSTIFLDDSTASQPYLTMTIISVTLEIHHDITQR